One region of Permianibacter fluminis genomic DNA includes:
- a CDS encoding methylamine utilization protein — protein MLIRPLLGFGLLLLAGVSTAAEFSVRVVGRDGKPVADAVLYVESAAAKPVGVTAEIDQINKEFVPYVSVVPVGSKIRFPNRDNIRHHVYSFSDAKKFELKLYSGVPSEPVTFDKAGVVALGCNIHDWMLAYVLVVDTPWFARSNEQGLATLQLPPGPQQLQLWHPDLEQPLAAIAITVTDHAAPLTVTAALRPRASTEASY, from the coding sequence ATGCTGATACGACCGCTACTCGGTTTTGGATTGCTGCTGCTGGCAGGCGTCAGTACGGCGGCCGAGTTCAGCGTGCGTGTCGTTGGTCGTGACGGCAAGCCGGTTGCGGATGCGGTGCTGTATGTCGAATCCGCGGCCGCCAAACCGGTCGGGGTAACCGCTGAAATCGATCAAATCAACAAAGAGTTTGTCCCCTATGTCAGCGTGGTGCCGGTCGGCAGCAAAATCCGCTTCCCGAATCGCGACAACATTCGCCACCACGTCTACTCGTTCTCCGACGCCAAAAAATTTGAACTGAAGTTGTACAGTGGCGTGCCAAGCGAACCGGTGACTTTCGACAAAGCCGGCGTGGTCGCGCTCGGCTGCAACATCCACGACTGGATGCTGGCCTATGTGCTGGTGGTCGACACGCCGTGGTTTGCCCGCAGCAACGAGCAAGGTTTGGCAACGCTGCAACTGCCACCTGGACCACAGCAATTGCAGCTCTGGCATCCGGATCTGGAGCAGCCGCTGGCGGCCATTGCCATCACCGTTACCGATCACGCCGCGCCGCTGACGGTGACGGCGGCGCTACGACCACGAGCCAGCACGGAAGCGAGCTACTAA
- a CDS encoding group I truncated hemoglobin gives MNRLSLFALLFCTAVASDTRADDSLYTRIGGLPVLQKITSRLVDRSSTEPVTKRSFNKVNLDRVKEKLAEQFCVLAGGPCTYTGDDMKLVHQGLNISEREFYGLVEQLRQVLDSEGIGSREKNELLALLAPMKPQVVHQPTEP, from the coding sequence ATGAACCGCCTAAGCCTGTTTGCCTTGCTCTTTTGCACCGCCGTTGCCAGCGACACGCGCGCCGATGACTCGCTGTACACGCGCATCGGCGGTCTGCCGGTGCTGCAGAAAATCACCAGCCGGCTGGTCGACCGCTCCAGCACCGAGCCGGTCACCAAGCGCAGCTTCAACAAGGTCAATCTGGACCGGGTCAAAGAAAAGCTGGCTGAACAATTCTGCGTGCTGGCCGGCGGCCCCTGCACTTACACCGGCGATGACATGAAGCTGGTGCATCAGGGCCTGAACATCAGCGAGCGCGAGTTCTACGGTCTGGTCGAGCAACTGCGTCAGGTACTCGACAGCGAGGGCATCGGCAGCCGGGAAAAAAACGAGCTGCTGGCGCTGCTGGCCCCCATGAAACCGCAGGTGGTGCATCAGCCCACCGAGCCGTGA
- a CDS encoding DUF3034 family protein yields the protein MAIRSGLIRILAAFALVGAIGAAKADPGGRLPATGGVVNVEGSGGGGLSTWALISGYGTDTEWGGAVSYTRLPLTDYQFESAAVTLGLFDRVEFSLARQRFDLQDVVVGEVIEQDIVGLKWRLAGDAVFTPDSALPQLALGLQYKRNRDFERIPAALGGTEDSDTEPYLAATKLYFGAVFGHNLLVNAGLRYSRANQFGLLGFGGPKDDSRSLLGELALGVFLTDQLVLGAEYRQRPDNLVYAEQAARDAFLAWVPNRYLAVTLARVELGHIAVTEADQSGTYLQVQLNY from the coding sequence ATGGCGATACGCAGTGGGCTGATACGGATATTGGCGGCTTTTGCGCTAGTCGGCGCCATCGGCGCGGCCAAGGCCGACCCTGGTGGACGGCTGCCGGCCACTGGCGGCGTGGTCAATGTCGAGGGTAGTGGCGGCGGCGGCCTGAGCACGTGGGCGCTGATAAGTGGCTACGGCACCGATACCGAATGGGGTGGCGCGGTCAGTTATACCCGGTTGCCGCTGACCGATTACCAGTTCGAAAGCGCGGCGGTGACGCTGGGGCTGTTTGATCGGGTGGAGTTCAGCCTGGCGCGGCAGCGCTTCGATCTGCAGGACGTGGTGGTCGGCGAAGTGATCGAGCAGGACATCGTGGGTCTGAAGTGGCGGCTGGCCGGTGATGCGGTATTCACGCCCGATAGCGCGCTGCCGCAGCTGGCGCTGGGCCTGCAATACAAGCGTAACCGCGATTTCGAGCGCATTCCTGCCGCGCTCGGTGGCACCGAAGACAGCGACACCGAGCCGTATCTGGCGGCGACCAAGCTCTATTTTGGCGCCGTGTTCGGGCACAACCTGCTGGTCAACGCCGGGCTGCGCTACAGCCGCGCCAACCAGTTCGGCCTGCTTGGTTTTGGTGGCCCGAAAGACGATAGCCGCAGTCTGCTCGGCGAGCTGGCGCTCGGGGTGTTTCTGACCGATCAGCTGGTGCTGGGCGCTGAATACCGGCAGCGGCCCGACAATCTGGTCTATGCCGAGCAGGCTGCCCGCGATGCCTTTCTGGCCTGGGTACCGAACCGGTATCTGGCCGTCACGCTGGCCCGGGTCGAGCTGGGTCACATTGCCGTGACCGAGGCCGATCAATCCGGCACCTATCTGCAGGTTCAGCTCAATTATTGA
- the tpiA gene encoding triose-phosphate isomerase — MSPSRPRIVAGNWKMHGSRALLRALVPAVQQGLPAAGRCQVVFCPPAVYLGELAGLLQHPRCAVGGQDVSAHVSGAYTGELAAAMLLESGCRYAIVGHSERRRYHGESSELVAAKATAALSAGLLPIICIGETLADRESGRTWAVLSAQLTAVAELLQQPRASEIVLAYEPVWAIGTGRTATPEQAQDVHAQVRNWLQEQASAIGKPMLAGQLPILYGGSVKADNAAALMAQPDVDGALVGGASLQADEFIAICRSAD; from the coding sequence ATGAGTCCGTCGCGTCCGCGCATTGTTGCCGGTAATTGGAAAATGCACGGTTCCCGCGCCCTGCTCCGGGCCTTGGTGCCAGCCGTCCAGCAAGGCTTGCCAGCCGCCGGTCGCTGCCAGGTCGTGTTCTGTCCGCCGGCGGTCTACCTCGGTGAGTTGGCCGGTCTGCTGCAGCACCCACGCTGCGCGGTCGGCGGCCAGGATGTCAGCGCCCACGTCAGTGGTGCCTACACCGGCGAGCTGGCAGCGGCGATGCTGTTGGAATCGGGCTGTCGCTACGCGATCGTCGGTCACTCGGAGCGGCGCCGTTACCACGGCGAAAGCAGCGAGCTGGTCGCCGCGAAAGCCACTGCGGCCTTGTCCGCCGGGTTGTTGCCGATCATCTGCATCGGGGAAACCTTGGCGGATCGGGAAAGCGGCCGGACTTGGGCGGTGTTGTCGGCGCAGCTGACGGCCGTGGCCGAGCTGCTGCAACAGCCGCGGGCCAGCGAGATTGTGCTGGCGTATGAGCCGGTCTGGGCTATTGGCACCGGTCGCACCGCGACCCCTGAGCAGGCTCAGGACGTCCATGCCCAGGTGCGCAACTGGTTACAGGAACAGGCGAGTGCCATCGGCAAACCGATGCTCGCCGGACAACTGCCGATTCTGTATGGCGGCAGTGTCAAAGCGGATAACGCGGCTGCGCTGATGGCGCAGCCGGATGTGGATGGCGCTCTCGTCGGGGGCGCGTCCTTGCAGGCAGATGAGTTCATCGCCATTTGCCGCAGTGCTGATTGA
- the secG gene encoding preprotein translocase subunit SecG, whose protein sequence is MYEILLGLFLIIALALIGIILLQQGKGADLGASFGAGASNTVFGAAGSGNFMTKATWWLSLASLVILLVLGYLASHRDPVAAAGDDVFAAAPASEAPATTLPIADVPALAAPAPASNSDVPAAPADAQPASDTPKP, encoded by the coding sequence ATGTACGAGATTTTGTTGGGCCTGTTCCTGATCATCGCGCTGGCGCTGATCGGCATCATTTTGTTGCAACAGGGCAAGGGTGCCGATCTCGGTGCCTCGTTTGGCGCCGGTGCCTCGAACACCGTGTTTGGCGCTGCCGGTTCGGGCAACTTCATGACCAAGGCGACCTGGTGGTTGTCGTTGGCATCGCTGGTGATTCTGCTGGTGCTCGGTTATCTGGCCAGCCACCGCGATCCGGTTGCCGCCGCCGGTGACGATGTCTTCGCCGCCGCGCCGGCCAGCGAAGCGCCGGCAACGACGCTGCCGATTGCCGATGTCCCGGCCTTGGCCGCACCGGCCCCGGCCAGCAACAGCGATGTTCCAGCCGCTCCGGCTGATGCCCAGCCCGCTTCGGATACCCCGAAGCCCTGA
- a CDS encoding NADH-quinone oxidoreductase subunit A — translation MLQNYTPILVFMGVGLGLGTALVVIGWLLGYLFGRHKPDAAKNAPFECGYDAFEDARMKFDVRFYLVAILFIIFDLEIAFLFPWAVVINQIGWFGFWAMAAFLGLLVVGFIYEWKKGALEWE, via the coding sequence ATGCTGCAGAATTACACTCCCATCCTCGTTTTCATGGGGGTCGGGCTTGGTCTTGGCACCGCGCTGGTGGTCATCGGCTGGTTGCTCGGTTATCTGTTTGGTCGGCACAAGCCGGACGCAGCAAAAAATGCTCCGTTCGAGTGCGGCTACGACGCCTTTGAAGACGCCCGCATGAAGTTCGATGTGCGGTTCTATCTGGTTGCCATCCTGTTCATCATTTTCGATCTGGAAATCGCTTTCCTGTTCCCGTGGGCAGTGGTGATCAACCAGATCGGCTGGTTCGGTTTCTGGGCCATGGCCGCGTTTCTCGGGCTGCTGGTGGTGGGTTTCATTTACGAGTGGAAGAAAGGCGCGCTTGAGTGGGAGTAA
- a CDS encoding NuoB/complex I 20 kDa subunit family protein, with protein sequence MAVEGVMESGASSTGAINTGVVEKGFVTTSVDTLVNWASTGSLWPMTFGLACCAVEMMHAGASRYDLDRFGIVFRPSPRQSDVMIVAGTLTNKMAPALRRVYDQMPEPRWVISMGSCANGGGYYHYSYAVVRGCDRVVPVDIYVPGCPPTAEALLYGLIQLQNKIRRTNTIARQA encoded by the coding sequence ATGGCTGTTGAAGGTGTGATGGAATCTGGTGCGTCGAGCACTGGTGCCATAAATACAGGCGTCGTGGAAAAGGGCTTTGTCACCACCTCGGTCGACACCCTGGTCAACTGGGCCAGCACCGGTTCGCTGTGGCCGATGACGTTCGGTCTGGCCTGCTGCGCCGTCGAGATGATGCACGCCGGAGCGTCGCGTTATGACCTCGACCGGTTCGGCATCGTGTTCCGGCCGAGTCCGCGCCAATCCGACGTGATGATCGTCGCCGGCACCCTGACCAATAAAATGGCGCCGGCCTTGCGCCGCGTCTATGACCAGATGCCGGAACCGCGCTGGGTCATTTCGATGGGCTCCTGCGCCAACGGTGGCGGTTATTACCACTATTCCTACGCCGTGGTTCGCGGTTGTGATCGGGTGGTGCCGGTCGACATTTACGTACCGGGCTGCCCGCCGACCGCGGAAGCGCTGCTGTACGGTCTGATTCAGCTGCAAAACAAGATTCGCCGCACCAATACCATCGCGCGGCAAGCCTGA